The following coding sequences are from one Flavobacteriales bacterium window:
- a CDS encoding SpoIIE family protein phosphatase, with the protein MTSISKNRNEQIILETLKIANSALKLKNLKLNSLLEITNAINNNFSREQLLKIFEFVLRNQLNIGRLLFYTKDEEWEQSIGHGLVPNMKLPDIEFDLLPIREVQEITKNGQIYFGQFDVIIPIMHKNEALAYLLAGDINEDLIENTKTRHIPFIQTLANIITVSIENKRLFKENLRRAGMKREMELASEMQNMLFPSKLPHNAHVEMAAYHKPHQDVGGDYYDFIQLSDNEIAFCMADVSGKGVSAALLMSNFQANLRALFNHETSLTDLVQELNQKVLNSAMGEKFITIFIAKYNFVTRVLQYVNAGQNPPILVSNNTTSLLSTGCPGLGMLDDLPTIREGILVLEPDSMITCYTDGVVELENVREKEFGESKLELILLDQQNSSVREVNESIVKLLRSHKGQMPYVDDIALLTTRFK; encoded by the coding sequence TTGACCAGCATCAGTAAGAATAGAAACGAGCAGATCATTCTTGAAACACTCAAGATTGCTAACTCTGCCTTGAAGTTGAAAAACCTCAAGCTGAACTCGTTGCTGGAGATCACTAATGCCATCAATAACAATTTTTCGAGAGAGCAACTGCTTAAGATCTTTGAGTTTGTCCTTCGTAACCAACTCAACATTGGAAGACTGTTATTCTATACAAAGGATGAAGAGTGGGAACAATCCATAGGTCATGGTTTGGTTCCCAATATGAAATTACCTGATATCGAGTTTGATCTACTTCCAATTCGGGAAGTGCAGGAGATAACTAAGAATGGTCAGATCTATTTCGGCCAATTTGATGTCATTATTCCAATTATGCATAAGAATGAGGCTTTGGCCTATCTTCTTGCTGGAGATATCAACGAAGATCTGATTGAGAATACAAAGACGCGCCACATACCGTTCATTCAGACCTTGGCAAACATTATCACAGTTTCCATCGAGAACAAGCGCTTGTTCAAAGAGAACCTTCGCAGAGCGGGAATGAAACGTGAGATGGAACTTGCTTCCGAAATGCAGAACATGCTTTTTCCAAGCAAACTTCCACATAACGCACATGTCGAGATGGCTGCTTACCATAAGCCTCATCAGGACGTTGGTGGCGACTATTACGATTTCATTCAGCTGAGCGACAATGAGATTGCCTTTTGTATGGCAGATGTGTCGGGAAAAGGAGTTTCTGCTGCACTGCTGATGTCAAACTTTCAAGCGAATCTCAGAGCACTGTTCAATCACGAAACATCGCTTACAGACCTTGTACAGGAATTGAATCAGAAGGTGTTGAATTCAGCCATGGGCGAAAAATTCATCACCATTTTCATCGCCAAATACAATTTTGTGACGCGCGTGCTTCAGTACGTGAATGCTGGACAGAATCCTCCGATTCTGGTGTCAAACAATACTACGAGTTTGCTTTCTACCGGATGTCCTGGATTAGGAATGCTCGATGATCTGCCTACGATCAGAGAAGGTATCTTGGTGCTTGAACCAGATTCAATGATCACATGCTACACGGATGGAGTGGTGGAATTGGAAAACGTTCGCGAAAAGGAATTCGGAGAAAGTAAATTGGAATTGATCCTTCTTGATCAACAGAACAGTTCAGTACGAGAAGTGAACGAAAGCATTGTCAAACTACTCAGAAGTCACAAAGGCCAAATGCCTTATGTGGATGACATCGCTCTACTCACCACCAGATTCAAGTAG
- a CDS encoding DUF1761 domain-containing protein, producing MDEVNWIAVAVSAASTLAIGFIWYNPKVFGKAWMESIGLTEEGLKKGSMPLIFGLSFLLAMVVAYKLSGGAYHHGEDDRTALHGAFHGMLYSLYFALPVLITNSLFERRNLKGILINSGYWVLCFSAMGAILYTFAGAGM from the coding sequence ATGGACGAAGTAAATTGGATTGCCGTGGCTGTTTCAGCCGCATCAACATTGGCCATTGGCTTTATCTGGTATAACCCTAAGGTATTCGGAAAGGCCTGGATGGAATCAATCGGACTGACTGAAGAAGGACTGAAAAAAGGAAGCATGCCGCTCATTTTCGGGCTGTCGTTCCTCTTGGCAATGGTTGTTGCCTACAAACTATCTGGTGGTGCTTACCATCATGGCGAAGACGACAGAACCGCGTTGCATGGAGCGTTTCACGGAATGCTGTATTCGCTCTATTTTGCGCTTCCGGTGCTTATTACCAACTCATTATTCGAGCGTAGGAACTTGAAAGGAATCCTCATCAACTCTGGCTATTGGGTGCTTTGCTTTTCAGCGATGGGAGCCATCCTTTACACCTTTGCTGGGGCTGGCATGTAA
- a CDS encoding M48 family metallopeptidase encodes MKKAIIYLVIVAFAIACTTVPITGRKQMNLLPESQMMSMSLANYNQFLGANPTLPASDQHVQQVKRVGEKIAAAATRYLKAKGASDRVAGFKWDFNVVQSNEVNAWCMPGGKVVFYTGILPVCQDEDGIAVVMGHEVAHAIARHGNERMSQGLLVQGGGMAVDLASAMTNQSAQTTALFQQAYGIGATVGAILPFSRLHESEADEMGLIFTAMAGYDPATAVPFWERMSKLGGSRPPEFLSTHPDPEKRSQKLAEQVRLARAYGIKYGTN; translated from the coding sequence ATGAAAAAAGCCATCATATACTTAGTGATTGTTGCCTTTGCCATAGCCTGCACCACGGTGCCCATCACAGGTAGAAAGCAAATGAATCTTTTGCCCGAGAGCCAGATGATGAGCATGTCTCTCGCAAATTATAATCAGTTTTTGGGTGCGAATCCCACCTTGCCGGCCAGCGACCAGCACGTTCAGCAAGTTAAACGAGTGGGAGAGAAGATAGCCGCAGCCGCTACACGCTATTTGAAAGCAAAAGGCGCCTCCGACCGTGTGGCAGGTTTTAAATGGGATTTCAATGTGGTGCAGAGCAACGAGGTGAACGCGTGGTGCATGCCGGGCGGAAAGGTGGTGTTCTACACCGGAATTCTACCTGTTTGTCAGGATGAAGATGGAATTGCCGTGGTAATGGGGCATGAAGTGGCGCATGCCATTGCTCGTCATGGTAATGAACGAATGAGTCAAGGTCTGCTGGTGCAGGGTGGAGGAATGGCAGTTGATTTAGCTTCTGCAATGACTAACCAGTCAGCACAAACAACAGCTCTTTTCCAACAGGCATACGGTATTGGTGCAACGGTTGGAGCAATTCTTCCGTTTTCACGTTTGCATGAAAGCGAAGCAGACGAAATGGGACTGATCTTTACGGCCATGGCCGGTTACGACCCCGCAACGGCTGTTCCTTTCTGGGAACGCATGTCGAAATTGGGTGGGAGCAGACCTCCTGAATTCTTGAGCACGCATCCAGACCCTGAAAAACGAAGTCAGAAATTGGCAGAACAGGTCAGATTGGCAAGAGCGTACGGTATTAAGTACGGAACCAATTAA
- a CDS encoding glycosyltransferase family 4 protein, with the protein MGRFTAESLKLITRAHPEHQFYFLFDRPFDEEFVFGDNVTPIVVSPPARHPILWHVWFELSLPSVLKKINPDLFLSPDGFLSLNADVLSLPVIHDLNFAHNPGDLAKTHAWFYNRYFPKYAHKAKRIATVSEFSKFDIAEQYGIDTDRIDVVYNGVSERFKALSAEESASVRAEYTDGHPYFIYVGAIHARKNIERMLAAYEEFRNTLTEPHRFVIVGNRKWWTPSMQATLDGMQFKDELIFTGRIPEEQLNQLMGAALANVYVSTFEGFGIPIVEAFQSNVPVITSNVTSMPEIAGDAALLVDPFQSSEIAEAMVRIASSETLRQSLVQKGQERANAFTWNRTADLLWESILKTVDQHA; encoded by the coding sequence TTGGGACGGTTCACAGCCGAATCGCTCAAGCTCATTACGCGTGCGCATCCCGAACATCAGTTTTACTTTCTGTTTGACAGGCCATTTGATGAGGAGTTCGTCTTTGGCGATAATGTGACTCCTATCGTGGTTTCACCACCAGCGCGTCATCCCATTCTATGGCACGTTTGGTTCGAACTTTCACTGCCAAGTGTGCTTAAGAAAATCAATCCTGATCTGTTTTTGTCTCCAGACGGTTTCCTTTCTCTTAATGCAGATGTGCTTAGTCTGCCAGTCATACACGACTTGAATTTTGCGCATAATCCAGGTGATCTGGCCAAGACACATGCGTGGTTTTACAACCGCTATTTTCCTAAATATGCCCATAAGGCAAAGCGGATTGCCACCGTTTCGGAGTTCTCCAAGTTCGATATTGCTGAGCAATATGGAATTGATACCGATCGGATAGATGTGGTTTACAATGGCGTTTCCGAAAGATTCAAAGCCTTGAGCGCTGAGGAGAGCGCTTCAGTTCGAGCGGAGTACACAGATGGTCATCCGTACTTCATTTACGTTGGTGCCATTCATGCCAGAAAGAACATCGAACGCATGCTTGCAGCATACGAGGAGTTTCGAAATACACTGACGGAACCGCACAGATTTGTGATCGTTGGAAATAGAAAATGGTGGACACCTTCGATGCAAGCAACGTTGGATGGAATGCAATTCAAAGATGAATTGATATTCACCGGACGCATTCCAGAAGAGCAGTTGAATCAACTGATGGGTGCTGCATTGGCAAATGTGTACGTTTCAACCTTTGAAGGTTTCGGAATTCCCATTGTGGAGGCTTTTCAATCGAACGTTCCTGTCATCACTTCCAATGTAACGAGCATGCCTGAAATTGCAGGAGATGCCGCGCTGCTGGTTGACCCTTTTCAAAGCTCCGAAATTGCGGAAGCCATGGTACGCATTGCTTCATCCGAAACTTTGCGCCAATCGTTAGTGCAGAAAGGTCAGGAGAGAGCAAACGCTTTTACTTGGAACCGAACGGCAGATCTGCTGTGGGAAAGTATCCTCAAAACGGTTGATCAACACGCTTGA
- the efp gene encoding elongation factor P, which translates to MASTSDIKVGSVIRYNGELCIVSEKQHTMPGKGGAFYQVKMKSIQSGRNYENRFRSGENVDIARLMYNELQYIYEEGEHFVCMNQETYEQVMIPKKLFGDNARFLKESMIVKVGFESDQPIIAEAPTFVELLITHSEPGIKGDTATNSMKPATLETGAEIKVPLFVNEGEMIKIDTRTGEYVERVK; encoded by the coding sequence ATGGCATCAACTTCTGATATCAAAGTAGGATCAGTTATCCGATACAATGGCGAGCTCTGTATTGTGAGCGAAAAGCAACACACCATGCCTGGCAAAGGTGGCGCATTCTACCAAGTGAAAATGAAATCCATCCAAAGCGGAAGGAACTATGAAAATCGTTTCCGATCTGGAGAAAACGTAGATATTGCCCGTTTGATGTACAATGAATTGCAATACATCTACGAAGAAGGAGAACATTTTGTGTGCATGAATCAGGAAACCTACGAGCAGGTTATGATACCCAAGAAATTGTTCGGAGACAATGCCCGATTCTTGAAAGAGAGCATGATCGTGAAAGTGGGTTTTGAAAGTGACCAACCAATCATTGCTGAAGCACCAACATTTGTTGAATTGCTCATAACCCATTCAGAACCAGGCATTAAAGGCGATACAGCAACAAATAGCATGAAGCCTGCTACGCTTGAAACAGGAGCAGAGATCAAAGTCCCTCTTTTTGTGAATGAGGGCGAAATGATCAAGATCGACACCCGTACAGGAGAGTACGTGGAGCGAGTCAAGTAA
- a CDS encoding O-antigen ligase family protein encodes MLNVLKTPAVNAKLIYLVGGVFAILNAILVANEFYYAPLLPALLAIVLLAFFALDKLVLLIVFLTPLSVNLTDIGLGVGLTLPTDPLLFGVLLIFILKLFAERKFDKRIADHPITLAIIINLVWLGVTTATSEMPLISLKYLVSRLWYVVTFYFITTQIFRNFKSIKWFIAMYMTAFIGVIIYTIVHHGMYGFMEQPAHWVMSPFFNDHTSYGAALAMFYPLLIGLVFSSHYSRSWKVVFLMVLALFTIALILSYTRAAWVSLIGALGVYLVMRFRIRFTTIMALAAAFFVALFLSWDTIIMKLEKNRQDSSAELTEHVKSISNISTDASNLERLNRWGSAWRMFKDRPFVGWGPGTYMFQYAPFQLSSEKTSISTNAGDKGNAHSEYIGPLSESGLFGMVSFLIVVICVIYYSVKLYPRMKNEEHRLYLVSLFLGLITYLIHGILNNFLDTDKASAPFWGFIAGIVAIEVYHMKEENAPVSGKDESLLESGGE; translated from the coding sequence TTGTTAAACGTGCTTAAAACACCTGCTGTAAATGCCAAATTGATCTATTTGGTAGGCGGTGTGTTTGCGATTCTCAACGCCATTCTTGTTGCTAACGAATTCTATTACGCACCGCTTTTGCCTGCGTTGTTGGCCATTGTATTGCTCGCATTCTTTGCGTTAGACAAACTGGTTCTTCTCATCGTTTTCCTCACTCCGTTGTCCGTTAACCTTACAGACATCGGCCTTGGAGTAGGATTGACGCTTCCCACAGACCCATTACTTTTCGGAGTTTTGCTCATTTTCATTCTGAAGTTGTTTGCCGAAAGAAAGTTTGACAAACGCATTGCCGATCACCCCATTACCTTGGCCATCATCATCAATCTGGTATGGCTAGGTGTAACCACGGCTACCAGCGAAATGCCCTTGATTTCCCTTAAATATCTGGTTTCAAGGCTTTGGTATGTGGTTACCTTCTATTTCATAACCACTCAAATATTCAGAAACTTCAAGAGCATCAAGTGGTTTATTGCCATGTACATGACGGCCTTCATCGGGGTGATAATCTATACAATTGTTCATCACGGGATGTACGGATTCATGGAACAGCCAGCCCACTGGGTCATGTCGCCATTCTTCAATGACCATACCTCTTATGGCGCTGCGTTGGCCATGTTCTATCCGCTATTGATAGGTCTTGTTTTCAGCAGCCATTACAGCAGGAGTTGGAAAGTCGTGTTTCTGATGGTCCTCGCATTGTTTACCATTGCATTGATTCTGTCTTATACCCGTGCCGCTTGGGTAAGCCTCATTGGTGCATTAGGCGTTTATCTGGTGATGCGCTTTCGTATTCGGTTCACAACAATCATGGCACTTGCTGCTGCATTTTTCGTGGCGCTATTCCTTTCTTGGGACACGATAATCATGAAGCTTGAGAAGAACCGTCAAGATTCGTCTGCTGAGCTTACAGAACACGTAAAATCAATCTCCAACATCTCTACGGATGCTTCCAATTTGGAGCGTTTGAACAGATGGGGTTCTGCTTGGCGAATGTTCAAAGACCGTCCGTTTGTGGGTTGGGGACCAGGAACTTACATGTTCCAATATGCACCTTTCCAATTGTCGAGCGAAAAGACCAGCATCAGTACCAACGCTGGAGATAAGGGAAATGCACACAGCGAATACATTGGCCCATTGTCCGAATCGGGGCTTTTCGGAATGGTGTCCTTCTTGATTGTGGTGATCTGCGTGATCTACTATTCCGTTAAGCTATATCCGAGAATGAAAAATGAAGAACACAGGCTATATCTCGTTAGTCTGTTCCTCGGATTGATCACCTATCTCATCCATGGAATCTTGAATAACTTCTTGGACACCGATAAGGCTTCAGCACCTTTTTGGGGATTCATAGCCGGAATTGTGGCTATTGAAGTTTATCACATGAAGGAGGAAAACGCTCCTGTTTCAGGCAAAGACGAAAGTCTACTTGAATCTGGTGGTGAGTAG
- a CDS encoding polysaccharide biosynthesis C-terminal domain-containing protein yields MVDLPTAMQRKFLSNLAFLLFLNLLIKPFWIFGIDRAVQNEVGAASYGSYFALFNFAFILNVFLDLGISNFNNRNVSQHEHLLGKYFPRIVALRLILAVFYLIICLTVGLTMGYSHHQLMMLLLLCFNQFLLSSILFLRSNIAGMQLFKMDSLVSIMDRLLMILTCGWVLFFMQRSSPFRIEWFVYMQTFAYGSTMLFALAVVIKRGGPFMMKWNSAMLALILKQSLPFALLILLMSIYGRVDSVLLERMLPDGKEQTGVYAQAFRLLDASNMIAYLFAVLLLPMFSRMLKLKEDVKPLVHLASKLILIPATTLGIITWYFAPELMGQLYDSHVEESGRILSLLMFSLVPMAGAYIIGTLLTANGSLKHLNIIALVGVVSSLAFNAMLIPKLGAYGAAVTCLITQVLAFVLQLFVAIKLFRFELDRDFIFLLTPLILVAIIGYFGSELPWIAGSLIILLSGGVLTILSLIPDMKIIQRLRMMRN; encoded by the coding sequence ATGGTAGATTTGCCAACGGCCATGCAAAGAAAGTTCCTTTCAAACCTTGCGTTTCTCTTATTTCTGAATCTGCTGATAAAGCCATTTTGGATATTTGGCATAGACCGAGCCGTGCAGAACGAAGTGGGTGCAGCATCTTACGGCTCTTACTTTGCGCTTTTCAACTTTGCTTTTATCCTGAATGTATTCCTCGATCTTGGCATCAGCAATTTCAACAATCGGAACGTATCTCAGCACGAACATCTGCTCGGAAAGTACTTCCCACGGATAGTTGCGCTGCGTTTGATCCTTGCCGTTTTCTATCTCATTATTTGCCTAACGGTGGGTTTGACGATGGGCTATTCACATCATCAACTCATGATGTTGCTGCTTCTTTGCTTCAACCAGTTTCTGCTTTCTTCCATTCTCTTTTTGAGGTCGAATATTGCTGGAATGCAGCTCTTTAAAATGGACAGTTTGGTCTCCATCATGGACCGATTACTCATGATTCTTACGTGCGGCTGGGTGCTTTTCTTCATGCAACGTTCATCTCCATTTCGGATAGAGTGGTTCGTGTACATGCAAACCTTCGCATACGGAAGCACCATGCTTTTTGCGCTTGCGGTTGTCATTAAGCGTGGTGGTCCATTCATGATGAAATGGAATTCGGCCATGCTGGCTCTTATTCTGAAACAGAGTTTACCGTTCGCGCTGCTTATTCTGTTGATGAGCATTTACGGACGAGTTGATTCTGTTCTGCTTGAACGAATGCTGCCTGACGGAAAGGAACAGACCGGTGTTTACGCACAGGCGTTCCGACTTTTGGATGCAAGCAACATGATCGCTTACCTCTTCGCTGTGCTGTTGCTTCCCATGTTTTCGCGCATGCTCAAATTGAAGGAAGATGTGAAACCATTGGTTCATCTGGCCTCAAAACTCATCTTGATTCCCGCAACTACCTTGGGCATTATCACATGGTATTTTGCGCCTGAATTGATGGGGCAATTGTATGATTCGCATGTGGAAGAATCGGGAAGGATCCTTTCGCTGCTCATGTTCTCTTTGGTACCAATGGCAGGCGCTTACATCATTGGAACATTACTTACAGCGAACGGTAGTCTCAAACATCTGAATATTATTGCGCTGGTTGGAGTCGTATCCAGCTTGGCATTCAACGCAATGCTTATTCCCAAATTGGGTGCGTATGGCGCTGCTGTAACCTGTTTAATTACACAAGTACTGGCATTCGTACTTCAGTTATTCGTTGCCATCAAATTATTCCGTTTTGAATTGGACCGTGATTTCATTTTCCTCTTGACTCCACTCATATTGGTTGCCATCATTGGATACTTTGGCTCAGAACTACCGTGGATTGCGGGAAGTCTTATCATCCTGCTTTCTGGTGGCGTTTTGACCATTCTTTCGCTTATTCCAGATATGAAGATCATTCAGCGTTTAAGAATGATGCGCAACTAA
- a CDS encoding endo alpha-1,4 polygalactosaminidase: MRHLTILVFIASLLAGCNTKDETPDNTDYREEMRSFVIGISEYAKGMNPNFVIIPQNGIELISTNGEVDGPLHTAYTMAIDAHGQEDLFYGYNNDYVATPTQESEYIQGFLNKSLQAGNRILVIDYCSTPANMLDSYELNEAAGYVGFAADERNLTTIPSYPNTIWQESSSLVNSLPIVQNFLYLLNSENYPSKTNFINQVRATNYDLLVIDLFFNDGTPFTASDISQLREKANGGQRMVVCYMSIGEAEDYRYYWQSSWSTDKPVWLEAENPDWEGNYKVKYWNTDWQNIIYGNNESYTKMIVDAGFDGAYLDIIDGYEYFEE, encoded by the coding sequence ATGAGACATCTGACTATTCTCGTTTTCATTGCCAGTTTATTGGCAGGTTGCAACACCAAGGATGAAACACCAGACAACACAGATTACCGTGAGGAAATGCGAAGTTTCGTTATCGGAATAAGCGAATATGCGAAGGGCATGAATCCGAATTTCGTCATCATTCCACAGAATGGAATTGAACTGATTAGCACCAACGGTGAAGTGGACGGCCCGCTGCATACCGCGTATACCATGGCCATTGATGCCCACGGACAAGAAGATCTGTTCTATGGCTACAATAACGATTACGTGGCAACTCCCACGCAAGAATCGGAATACATCCAAGGATTCCTGAACAAGTCGTTGCAAGCCGGAAACCGCATTCTGGTCATTGATTATTGTTCCACGCCAGCAAACATGTTGGATTCGTATGAACTGAACGAAGCTGCTGGTTATGTGGGCTTTGCCGCTGATGAACGGAACCTCACCACTATTCCAAGTTATCCGAACACGATATGGCAGGAAAGCAGTTCGCTGGTCAATTCATTACCTATCGTACAGAACTTCCTGTATCTGCTCAATTCGGAGAATTATCCATCTAAAACAAACTTCATCAATCAAGTACGTGCCACCAATTACGACCTGCTGGTTATTGACCTCTTCTTTAATGACGGAACGCCATTTACAGCTTCCGACATCAGCCAACTACGCGAAAAAGCCAATGGCGGTCAGCGCATGGTGGTGTGCTACATGAGCATTGGCGAAGCAGAAGACTATCGTTATTACTGGCAATCGAGTTGGAGTACAGACAAACCCGTTTGGCTTGAAGCCGAAAACCCAGATTGGGAAGGCAATTACAAGGTCAAGTATTGGAATACTGATTGGCAGAACATCATTTATGGTAATAATGAATCCTACACCAAAATGATAGTGGATGCTGGGTTTGATGGTGCTTACCTCGATATCATTGATGGATACGAATATTTTGAGGAGTGA
- a CDS encoding MBOAT family protein, with product MVFSSTLFLVYFLPVFLGLYLLAPAKSRNYTALLASTFFYAWGAPLFVFVVYTSLLIDFWLVRQLSSETRYRKWLAAASVVLNVGLLAYFKYANFFVENANSILISIGIESINWTAVALPIGISFFTFQKLSYTLDVYRGKHAALKSFGDYALYIILFPQLIAGPIVRFNEIADQLIDRSKHETIDDRLLGFFRFTIGLAKKVLVANVVGQVADSAFALEGEALTFSWAWIGIIAYSMQIYFDFSGYSDMAIGLGRMMGFVFPENFNSPYVSASITEFWRRWHMTLSRWMKDYLYIPLGGNRKGVGRTYFNLWVVFLLSGLWHGASWNFVIWGGYHGLFLVLERLFVAKLYERIGRITSILITFVIAMFGWVLFRTETFEHALHFYSALLSFGQDIYFPALSMEFKWTLALAIVFSFMAIVPAIEKWTNKMVQDSSAGLLANAIKTIISIVLFIFCLSMITASGFNPFIYFKF from the coding sequence ATGGTGTTCAGCAGTACGCTTTTCCTTGTATACTTTCTCCCCGTTTTTTTGGGACTGTATCTGTTGGCGCCAGCGAAAAGCCGCAACTACACAGCCCTTTTGGCAAGCACCTTTTTCTATGCTTGGGGCGCACCACTATTCGTATTTGTAGTTTATACCAGCCTGCTGATTGATTTTTGGCTTGTACGACAACTCTCCAGCGAAACGCGTTATCGGAAATGGCTTGCAGCGGCAAGCGTAGTGCTAAACGTTGGACTTCTTGCTTACTTCAAATACGCCAATTTTTTTGTTGAAAACGCCAACAGCATTCTAATTTCAATCGGAATCGAATCCATCAACTGGACTGCTGTTGCGCTTCCTATCGGCATATCGTTTTTCACGTTTCAGAAATTGAGCTACACGCTAGATGTCTACAGAGGAAAACACGCTGCCTTGAAAAGCTTTGGAGATTATGCTTTGTATATCATACTGTTCCCTCAGTTGATAGCTGGTCCGATTGTCCGTTTCAATGAAATAGCGGACCAGCTGATTGACCGAAGTAAGCACGAAACAATAGATGACCGTTTGCTGGGGTTCTTTCGGTTTACCATTGGTTTGGCAAAAAAGGTATTGGTAGCAAACGTGGTTGGTCAAGTGGCAGATTCAGCCTTTGCTTTGGAAGGCGAGGCCTTAACATTTTCTTGGGCATGGATCGGCATTATCGCGTACAGCATGCAGATCTATTTCGATTTCTCTGGCTATTCTGATATGGCCATTGGGCTTGGCAGGATGATGGGATTCGTATTCCCTGAAAACTTCAATAGCCCATATGTTTCTGCGAGCATTACCGAATTCTGGAGACGCTGGCACATGACGCTTAGCCGATGGATGAAGGACTATCTCTACATACCTCTCGGAGGAAACAGGAAAGGCGTAGGACGCACCTATTTTAACTTGTGGGTTGTTTTTCTCTTGTCCGGTCTCTGGCACGGAGCCTCTTGGAATTTTGTCATCTGGGGTGGTTATCACGGACTTTTCCTTGTACTAGAACGCTTGTTCGTAGCTAAATTATACGAGCGAATTGGGCGTATTACAAGCATACTTATCACTTTTGTGATAGCCATGTTCGGCTGGGTGCTGTTCCGAACAGAAACATTTGAGCATGCGCTGCATTTTTATAGTGCTTTGCTATCCTTCGGTCAAGACATTTATTTCCCTGCATTAAGCATGGAGTTCAAGTGGACATTAGCCTTGGCTATCGTTTTTTCATTCATGGCCATCGTTCCTGCCATCGAAAAATGGACGAACAAAATGGTACAAGATTCCAGCGCAGGCCTACTCGCAAACGCCATCAAGACCATCATATCCATTGTACTCTTCATTTTCTGTCTTAGTATGATCACCGCTTCTGGCTTCAACCCCTTCATTTACTTCAAGTTTTGA
- a CDS encoding UDP-3-O-(3-hydroxymyristoyl)glucosamine N-acyltransferase — MNFSKPIVAAELAARIGAECIGDGQIELTGINEIHRVAKGEITFCDHPKYIKKALASAASCVLVNERCEAPERKVLLLVNRPFGTFTQLCKELRGSFETDEMVCSDAQIGLNSVVMPGAFVGKHVLIGENCFIHPNVTIYDGTIIGNNVIIHAGTVIGADAFYYQRSGGYNKLHSCGIVRIEDDVEIGANCTVDRGVTAETIIGQGTKIDNLVQIGHDTIVGKNCLFASQVGIAGVVTVEDDVILWGQVGVQKDLTIGKGAVVLGQSGIAKSLRGGITYFGSPVREAREKMKELAMIKQLPSIIERLGN, encoded by the coding sequence TTGAACTTTTCAAAACCCATAGTTGCAGCCGAATTGGCTGCACGGATCGGTGCCGAATGCATTGGTGATGGGCAAATAGAGCTGACGGGAATCAATGAGATTCATCGTGTTGCTAAAGGCGAGATCACTTTTTGTGATCATCCTAAATACATCAAAAAGGCTTTGGCTTCGGCTGCGAGTTGTGTTCTTGTAAACGAACGATGCGAGGCGCCAGAAAGGAAAGTGCTATTGTTGGTCAATCGTCCGTTCGGAACCTTCACGCAGCTTTGCAAAGAGCTACGAGGAAGTTTTGAAACCGATGAAATGGTCTGTTCTGATGCACAGATTGGATTGAATTCGGTTGTGATGCCAGGCGCATTTGTTGGCAAGCATGTACTTATTGGCGAAAACTGTTTCATTCATCCTAACGTGACCATTTATGATGGAACTATCATTGGCAATAATGTCATTATCCACGCTGGAACTGTAATTGGTGCAGACGCTTTCTATTATCAACGTTCTGGAGGCTACAATAAGCTTCATTCGTGCGGAATCGTACGCATTGAAGATGATGTTGAAATTGGTGCCAATTGCACGGTAGACAGAGGTGTGACTGCGGAAACCATCATCGGACAAGGGACTAAGATTGATAACCTCGTTCAGATCGGTCATGACACGATTGTAGGAAAGAATTGCCTGTTTGCCTCTCAGGTCGGAATTGCCGGAGTCGTAACGGTAGAAGATGATGTGATCCTTTGGGGACAGGTTGGCGTTCAGAAAGATCTGACGATAGGCAAGGGTGCCGTGGTTCTGGGGCAATCAGGAATTGCTAAATCACTTCGAGGCGGAATCACCTATTTCGGTAGCCCAGTACGTGAAGCTCGCGAGAAAATGAAGGAATTGGCAATGATCAAGCAGCTTCCTTCCATTATTGAGCGGCTGGGCAATTAG